In Ruminococcus sp. HUN007, a genomic segment contains:
- the hemZ gene encoding coproporphyrinogen dehydrogenase HemZ, with amino-acid sequence MTIILNNNTYKYETEATVKLFIPAVRFEFLSDERNSDGDIIMTRIKHCRKNVYYYAYIRENGRVMRSSCTAPAESFDEKDGEFIICRLLFLLLCRFYNTKPQWGLLTGIRPVRKINVMLENGMNEEQVRKEFTGKYFVSEKKTDIAWRTAMVQHPLLPEFDKKTVSIYISIPFCPTRCSYCSFVSHSMDSAYKLIPDYLDYLCKELEILGEIVDEYGLKIDTVYYGGGTPTSISADELGKIMRKTAECFDLSQVREYNVEAGRADTITEEKLAVIKEMGATRISVNPQTLNNDVLRVIGRKGTAEEVLEAFALARKLGFDNINMDLIAGLPTDTFESFRDTLDRIIALDPDGITVHALTLKRSAGLYQTGHENISNPATRMADYAVSELIAHGYDPYYMYRQKNTIDGLENIGYAKPGKGSLYNIFIMDETQTILGAGCAASTKLVDVNNSISRVMNYKFPYEYIRRFDELMKKKDEIRNFFE; translated from the coding sequence ATGACGATCATATTAAACAATAATACATACAAGTACGAAACAGAAGCAACCGTCAAGCTTTTCATACCGGCTGTCAGGTTTGAGTTTCTCTCCGATGAGAGAAATTCAGACGGTGACATCATCATGACGAGGATCAAGCACTGCCGTAAAAACGTGTACTACTACGCGTACATAAGAGAAAACGGCCGTGTAATGAGAAGTTCATGCACCGCACCGGCTGAAAGCTTTGACGAAAAGGACGGAGAATTTATCATCTGCAGGCTTCTGTTTCTTTTACTGTGCAGATTCTATAACACGAAGCCGCAGTGGGGACTGCTTACCGGCATTCGTCCTGTGCGAAAGATAAATGTCATGCTTGAAAACGGCATGAATGAGGAACAGGTGCGTAAGGAGTTTACCGGAAAGTATTTCGTTTCGGAGAAGAAGACTGATATTGCCTGGCGTACAGCCATGGTACAGCATCCGCTTCTGCCGGAATTTGATAAAAAGACAGTCAGCATCTACATTTCGATACCGTTCTGTCCGACGCGCTGCAGCTACTGTTCATTCGTCTCCCACTCGATGGACAGTGCGTACAAGCTTATTCCGGACTATCTTGACTATCTTTGTAAGGAACTTGAAATACTCGGTGAAATAGTTGATGAGTATGGACTTAAGATCGATACCGTTTACTACGGCGGCGGCACTCCGACTTCCATATCTGCCGATGAACTAGGAAAGATCATGCGGAAAACAGCAGAGTGCTTCGATCTTTCGCAGGTACGTGAATACAATGTTGAAGCAGGACGCGCTGATACTATAACTGAAGAAAAGCTTGCCGTTATAAAGGAAATGGGTGCAACGAGGATCTCGGTCAATCCGCAGACACTCAACAACGACGTGCTCCGTGTGATAGGACGAAAGGGGACAGCCGAAGAAGTGCTCGAAGCCTTTGCACTTGCGCGGAAACTTGGCTTTGACAACATCAACATGGACCTTATAGCCGGACTTCCGACCGACACTTTCGAAAGCTTCAGGGACACACTTGATCGTATAATCGCTCTTGATCCGGACGGAATAACGGTTCACGCCCTTACACTTAAAAGATCAGCCGGACTCTATCAGACCGGCCATGAAAACATATCCAATCCGGCGACACGCATGGCTGACTACGCTGTAAGTGAACTTATCGCTCACGGATATGATCCGTACTACATGTACCGTCAGAAAAACACCATCGACGGTCTTGAAAACATCGGCTACGCGAAGCCGGGCAAGGGATCGCTCTACAACATTTTCATAATGGACGAGACACAGACCATACTCGGAGCAGGATGTGCGGCATCCACGAAGCTCGTTGATGTGAACAACTCGATAAGCAGGGTAATGAACTACAAGTTCCCTTATGAGTACATCAGAAGATTTGACGAGCTTATGAAGAAGAAAGACGAAATACGGAATTTTTTTGAATGA
- a CDS encoding bifunctional (p)ppGpp synthetase/guanosine-3',5'-bis(diphosphate) 3'-pyrophosphohydrolase, with protein MENQSCTINMVIQKILDEEKQYDMSKIISAYEFAEKAHEGQKRTSGEPYIVHPVSVAYILLELGMDTDTICAAMLHDVVEDTDATLEDIQKKFGQDVACLVDGVTKLSKAPIFNQDEQLAENVRKILLAMSRDIRVMLIKLCDRLHNMRTLACRPGAKQRKAALETMNIYAPIAHRLGIKSIKDELEDLAFHYLDPYAYSEIEHILEIKKDERDLFIAKIKEKISERFKSENFKRPPQIDGRVKSIYGIYKKIYINRKSIEEVYDKYAVRIIVDTQLECYNVLGIIHEMFRPIPNRFKDYISTPKANMYQSLHTSVISKEGITFEVQIRTWEMHQVAEYGIAAHWKYKEGIQSRDKMESRLAWIRQVLEAQQVTDDVEEIVRIIKTDLTSDDITVFTPKADSFTLPVDSTVIDFAYRVHTQIGHRMIGAKVDGKIVPLDYKLSTGDIIEIQTSKDESRGPNRSWLEIAKTNEAKAKIRAWFKKECREENIVQGKAELEKEFRHYRMTVPEEDIGMLLADDLKRHNCETLDDFYAAIGYGGVVLPKMMQRLKENYDKIYKKPEETNEIVPTKTISKNDSGVILEDDLKDLPVRFSRCCNPLPGDDIIGYITRGRGVSVHRTNCPHYRASVMEPENRDRWKKVTWAKTPKSAFYSEIDVLAIDSTGLLVHVASAVAESKVPIYNSTSRRIKNGNAEIRLTISVTGKEQLNALINRIQKIHDVISVTKIEGGKVDD; from the coding sequence ATGGAAAACCAAAGCTGCACAATAAACATGGTCATACAGAAGATCCTCGACGAGGAAAAGCAGTATGACATGAGTAAAATAATTTCTGCCTACGAATTTGCTGAAAAAGCACACGAAGGCCAGAAAAGAACATCAGGTGAACCGTATATCGTTCATCCGGTTTCCGTTGCCTACATTCTTCTTGAACTCGGTATGGATACCGACACGATCTGTGCTGCAATGCTCCACGATGTTGTTGAGGATACTGACGCCACCCTTGAAGACATACAGAAAAAATTCGGACAGGACGTTGCGTGCCTGGTCGACGGTGTAACAAAGCTTTCAAAAGCTCCTATTTTCAATCAGGACGAGCAGCTCGCCGAGAACGTAAGAAAGATCCTTCTTGCCATGTCGCGCGACATAAGAGTAATGCTCATCAAGCTCTGTGACCGTCTCCACAACATGCGTACTCTTGCCTGCAGGCCGGGCGCCAAGCAGAGAAAAGCCGCTCTTGAAACAATGAATATCTACGCTCCGATTGCACACAGACTCGGTATCAAGTCCATCAAGGACGAGCTTGAGGATCTTGCGTTCCATTATCTTGATCCGTATGCCTATTCCGAGATCGAGCATATTCTTGAAATCAAGAAGGATGAGCGTGATCTCTTCATCGCAAAGATAAAGGAAAAAATATCGGAACGTTTCAAAAGCGAGAATTTCAAAAGACCTCCGCAGATCGACGGACGTGTCAAGAGTATTTACGGCATCTACAAGAAGATATATATAAACAGAAAGAGCATCGAGGAGGTTTACGACAAGTATGCTGTCCGTATCATCGTGGACACGCAGCTTGAATGCTACAACGTCCTCGGTATAATCCACGAGATGTTCCGTCCTATTCCTAACCGTTTCAAGGACTACATCTCCACACCGAAGGCGAACATGTACCAGTCGCTCCACACTTCCGTTATCAGCAAGGAAGGTATCACTTTCGAAGTACAGATAAGGACCTGGGAAATGCATCAGGTTGCCGAGTACGGTATCGCTGCTCACTGGAAGTACAAGGAAGGTATTCAGAGCCGCGACAAGATGGAGAGCCGTCTTGCCTGGATAAGACAGGTGCTCGAAGCACAGCAGGTGACCGACGACGTTGAGGAGATCGTCCGCATCATCAAGACAGACCTTACTTCCGATGACATAACCGTATTCACGCCGAAAGCAGATTCATTCACCCTTCCGGTGGACTCAACGGTAATCGACTTTGCCTACCGCGTGCACACCCAGATAGGTCACAGAATGATAGGAGCCAAGGTGGACGGAAAGATAGTTCCGCTTGACTACAAGCTTTCTACCGGCGATATCATCGAGATACAGACCTCGAAGGATGAGAGCCGCGGACCGAACCGTTCATGGCTTGAAATAGCGAAGACAAATGAAGCCAAGGCAAAAATACGTGCGTGGTTCAAGAAGGAATGCCGTGAGGAAAACATCGTTCAGGGCAAGGCCGAACTAGAAAAGGAATTCAGACACTACCGAATGACCGTTCCGGAAGAGGATATCGGCATGCTTCTTGCTGATGACCTTAAGCGCCACAACTGCGAAACCCTTGATGACTTCTACGCAGCTATCGGCTACGGCGGTGTTGTTCTTCCTAAGATGATGCAGAGACTTAAGGAGAATTACGACAAGATCTATAAAAAGCCTGAGGAAACAAACGAGATCGTTCCGACAAAGACCATAAGCAAGAACGACAGCGGTGTTATTCTTGAAGATGATCTGAAGGATCTTCCGGTAAGATTTTCAAGATGCTGCAATCCGCTTCCGGGCGATGACATAATCGGATATATCACCAGAGGACGCGGAGTTTCGGTGCACCGTACAAACTGCCCGCACTACAGGGCATCTGTTATGGAACCGGAGAACAGGGACCGCTGGAAAAAGGTTACCTGGGCAAAGACTCCGAAGTCTGCATTCTATTCCGAGATCGATGTTCTTGCAATCGACTCCACCGGACTTCTCGTTCATGTTGCTTCAGCCGTTGCCGAGTCCAAGGTGCCGATCTACAATTCAACTTCACGAAGAATAAAGAACGGCAATGCGGAGATCAGGCTCACTATTTCCGTTACAGGCAAGGAACAGCTCAACGCCCTTATCAACAGAATACAGAAGATCCATGACGTTATTTCAGTTACAAAAATCGAAGGCGGTAAAGTAGATGATTAA
- a CDS encoding MBL fold metallo-hydrolase, translating to MIKISSHTFGFFFQANSYIGVNENGEAFAVDIGGDSERFMKYLEENGLTLKMILLTHGHFDHIRGVADVSEKTGAKVYIHSDDAIMLTDPEACLSRFVGGMEFKPVNDFVTVSDGDVLDFCGTEIKVIHTPGHTPGGVCYILDDVIFSGDTLFCGSVGRTDFPGSSHAQMLDSLDKLAELGKDKDYHVYPGHNEDTTLSREIKYNPYFR from the coding sequence ATGATTAAAATAAGCTCCCACACATTCGGGTTTTTCTTTCAGGCAAACAGCTACATCGGGGTAAATGAAAACGGTGAGGCTTTTGCAGTTGATATCGGGGGAGACAGCGAACGTTTTATGAAGTATCTTGAGGAAAACGGTCTTACGCTTAAAATGATACTTCTTACACACGGTCATTTCGATCATATCAGGGGAGTTGCTGACGTATCTGAAAAAACAGGCGCAAAGGTGTACATTCACAGTGACGATGCGATCATGCTCACTGACCCTGAAGCGTGTCTTTCACGTTTCGTCGGCGGAATGGAATTCAAGCCGGTAAACGACTTTGTCACAGTGTCAGACGGTGACGTTCTTGATTTCTGCGGAACTGAAATAAAGGTTATTCACACACCTGGCCATACACCGGGCGGTGTGTGCTATATACTCGATGATGTGATCTTCTCGGGTGATACACTCTTCTGCGGTTCAGTCGGAAGGACTGATTTTCCGGGAAGCAGTCATGCACAGATGCTTGACTCGCTTGATAAGCTTGCAGAGCTCGGTAAAGACAAAGATTATCACGTTTATCCGGGGCACAACGAAGATACTACGCTTTCACGTGAAATCAAATACAATCCATATTTTCGGTGA
- a CDS encoding ATP-binding protein — MKVFNTTAVCTPEENYMVDISDRVREIKKLVDGKKYFTVNRARQYGKTTTLTALDKYLSDEYDVISLDFQDLTEGMYQSESTFVKGLAAVICDTHDAVEIPVPDEIYKDLKELSAVQSDLVLSDIFRIFDKWCRKNPKQLVLIIDEVDQASDSQIFLDFLGKLRSNYLKRQKISKYKTFHSVILAGVTDVKHLKSSIRPDDDGRENSPWNISADFDIDMSLSESGIKGMLDEYETDHHTGMDTAYIAKLIHDQTSGYPFLVSRICQLIDEKICKDISPSEAWTKEGFLTAVKMLISENNTLFQTMTKNLKLYPKLKSALRSILMDGITLSYISDQEDIACMEMYGLIRNDGNKVKVANRIFETRLYNLFTSEEEWKAFYNRNEDMAGTAV; from the coding sequence ATGAAGGTATTCAATACCACGGCAGTTTGTACACCGGAAGAAAACTATATGGTGGACATATCAGACAGGGTAAGGGAGATCAAAAAACTTGTAGACGGAAAAAAGTATTTTACAGTAAACAGAGCGCGTCAGTACGGAAAGACGACAACACTTACTGCTCTTGATAAGTATTTGTCTGATGAGTATGATGTGATAAGTCTTGATTTTCAGGATCTGACTGAAGGAATGTACCAAAGCGAGAGCACCTTTGTAAAGGGGCTTGCGGCAGTGATCTGTGATACTCATGATGCGGTTGAGATTCCTGTCCCTGATGAAATATACAAAGATCTGAAAGAGCTGTCAGCTGTACAGTCAGACCTTGTATTAAGTGACATATTCCGCATTTTTGATAAATGGTGCAGGAAGAATCCAAAACAGCTTGTTCTTATTATAGATGAAGTTGATCAGGCATCCGACAGTCAGATATTTCTTGATTTTCTCGGAAAGCTTCGTTCTAATTATCTTAAAAGGCAGAAAATTTCGAAATATAAAACATTTCATTCAGTTATTCTTGCAGGAGTCACCGACGTTAAACATCTGAAAAGCAGTATAAGACCTGACGATGACGGCAGAGAAAACAGTCCGTGGAACATCTCGGCAGATTTTGATATAGACATGAGTCTGTCGGAAAGCGGAATAAAAGGAATGCTTGATGAATACGAGACAGATCATCATACCGGAATGGACACGGCATATATTGCGAAGCTTATACACGACCAGACGAGCGGATATCCGTTTCTTGTAAGCCGTATCTGTCAGCTGATCGATGAAAAGATATGTAAGGACATATCTCCGTCAGAAGCGTGGACGAAGGAAGGCTTTCTGACTGCTGTCAAAATGCTGATTTCAGAGAATAATACCCTGTTTCAGACGATGACCAAAAATCTGAAGCTGTACCCAAAGCTAAAATCAGCACTCCGCAGTATCCTTATGGACGGTATAACGTTATCATACATCTCTGACCAGGAAGATATAGCGTGCATGGAGATGTACGGCCTGATCAGAAATGACGGCAATAAAGTGAAAGTAGCAAACCGTATATTTGAAACACGTCTTTATAATCTGTTCACATCGGAAGAAGAATGGAAAGCTTTTTATAATCGAAATGAAGATATGGCGGGGACCGCGGTATAA
- the rlmD gene encoding 23S rRNA (uracil(1939)-C(5))-methyltransferase RlmD, which yields MITKNQIAEMEITGITNEGSGVGRLDGMAVFVPQTAAGDVIKVQIVKVLKSYAYGIVKEIITPSPARKEPDCPVFRQCGGCSFRHINYEEELRVKSDFVSDSFKRLGGFDIECEPILGCSEINGYRNKAQYPVAMQDGKAVCGFYANRSHRVIPYTACRLQPVIFKKIVDHIMKFINDNKIPAYDETTGRGLIRHIYIRKGFHSGEIMVCLVSKTKSAAKLMEQMIAETGFLAKFPDIKSVVVNVNPDNTNVILGENNITVYGSDCIEDVMCGNRITLSPMSFYQVNTEQAEKLYGIAAEFADLKGNEELFDLYCGAGTIGLSMADRVSHLTGVEVVEQAVENAKANAATNGVTNADFICGDAGEIADRLQKEGRKPDVIIVDPPRKGCDGLTLDAIVKMAPEKIVMISCNPATAARDCKILCSEENGYKLKRVKGIDLFPGTFHCESCVLLER from the coding sequence ATGATCACTAAAAATCAGATCGCTGAAATGGAAATCACAGGCATCACAAACGAGGGAAGCGGTGTAGGCAGGCTTGATGGCATGGCCGTATTTGTACCGCAGACTGCCGCAGGTGATGTCATAAAGGTTCAGATAGTAAAAGTACTCAAAAGCTACGCTTACGGTATTGTAAAGGAAATAATAACTCCTTCTCCTGCAAGAAAGGAACCGGACTGCCCTGTATTCAGACAGTGCGGCGGATGCTCTTTCAGACACATAAACTACGAAGAGGAACTCAGGGTAAAGAGTGACTTTGTAAGCGACAGCTTTAAGCGTCTCGGCGGTTTTGACATAGAATGCGAACCGATCCTCGGATGCAGTGAGATAAACGGTTACCGCAACAAGGCCCAGTATCCTGTTGCCATGCAGGACGGAAAGGCAGTGTGCGGATTCTACGCAAACCGCAGTCACCGTGTCATCCCGTACACAGCCTGCAGACTTCAGCCGGTCATCTTTAAGAAGATCGTTGACCATATAATGAAGTTTATAAACGACAACAAGATACCTGCCTACGACGAAACAACGGGAAGGGGACTTATCCGTCACATCTACATCAGAAAAGGTTTCCACAGCGGCGAGATCATGGTCTGTCTTGTTTCAAAAACAAAGTCGGCTGCAAAACTTATGGAACAGATGATAGCTGAAACCGGTTTCCTCGCAAAATTTCCTGACATAAAAAGCGTAGTGGTAAATGTAAATCCGGACAATACAAACGTAATACTCGGTGAGAACAATATAACCGTTTACGGAAGCGACTGCATTGAAGACGTTATGTGCGGAAACAGGATCACACTGTCACCGATGTCCTTCTATCAGGTCAACACCGAACAGGCAGAAAAACTGTACGGCATTGCTGCAGAATTTGCTGACCTGAAAGGAAACGAAGAACTCTTCGACCTCTACTGCGGAGCGGGTACTATCGGCCTTTCCATGGCAGACCGCGTAAGTCATCTGACCGGTGTCGAGGTAGTTGAGCAGGCCGTGGAAAATGCGAAGGCTAACGCAGCGACAAACGGTGTGACCAATGCAGACTTCATCTGCGGCGACGCAGGCGAAATAGCCGACCGCCTTCAGAAGGAAGGCAGAAAACCTGACGTGATCATAGTCGATCCTCCGCGCAAAGGCTGTGATGGACTTACCCTCGATGCGATCGTAAAAATGGCTCCGGAAAAGATAGTAATGATCTCATGCAACCCGGCAACAGCAGCAAGGGACTGTAAGATCCTCTGCAGTGAGGAGAACGGGTATAAACTCAAAAGAGTAAAGGGCATAGATCTCTTCCCGGGCACATTTCATTGTGAAAGCTGCGTGCTCTTAGAGCGGTGA
- a CDS encoding DUF3592 domain-containing protein, whose amino-acid sequence MEYIGPVFFGLLLAVFHVLELMVVTKSIKTLILCRKKVDAEVTSVTEEVHEHKDSKTGRVQYSYSYRVTFKYEYNGQTYESCGTSRYRYEKNMETTIKINPHKPTDICLRGELKSLLTVSLFIPILVMFDCFYVMVVFYSY is encoded by the coding sequence ATGGAATATATAGGACCTGTTTTTTTCGGATTACTTTTAGCAGTTTTTCATGTACTGGAACTGATGGTCGTAACTAAATCAATAAAAACACTGATTTTATGCAGAAAAAAAGTTGATGCTGAGGTAACGTCCGTAACAGAGGAAGTCCATGAACATAAAGATTCAAAAACTGGCAGAGTACAATATTCATATAGCTACAGAGTTACTTTTAAATATGAATATAATGGTCAGACTTATGAGTCATGCGGTACCAGCCGTTATCGCTATGAAAAAAATATGGAAACTACTATAAAAATTAATCCGCATAAACCGACAGACATTTGTTTAAGAGGTGAACTTAAAAGCCTTTTAACGGTATCGTTATTTATACCGATTCTGGTGATGTTTGACTGTTTTTATGTAATGGTCGTTTTTTATTCTTATTAA
- a CDS encoding transposase, whose amino-acid sequence MNRQFFINTSLQYENKRLKRLVKEFENGERYKKLQHNHHLIYLGYQRRIKQLCRQVRSSKNAVKKVRDIWYEQLVIECENHTKELDEKIDTICKLRQENYDLFCEYQKKLAKKDEEYQKALDEKDTIIETLKAEIRHMKAVQDRDGTNTSLPTSQTPIGKSKARPNSREETDNSKGGQTGHKRSELEPPAEEAITDITEHCLTEDDCCPKCKKDEFEYTGKTENRYEIEVEVKVKRVKHKYYVYKCKNCGTLVISRTAPEKRTKVRYGANVQAMILVLLNIMNSSINKVPVFFQGITNGEISPSEGYVAKVQARAAKALAVFHNDLRRELLKRLLIYWDDTVVYADTKRICLRFYGDERIAFFAAHENKDMNGILLDGILENLSAETSVMHDHNSINYNERFVFINIECNAHLQRDLQKLADETNHEVLLEIKALISATIKDRKNLIQAGTTRFDDGYLENFESKLTELLQRAETLAEANTSKYSGGPERALIRRIIKYRSNYFAWVYDFSLPTTNNLSERALRGTKTKMKVSGQFASSKTANNYAMIRTYIETCRRNGINEYDALTRLCDGNPYTVEEIFAECE is encoded by the coding sequence ATGAACAGGCAGTTTTTTATCAATACATCATTACAATATGAAAATAAAAGACTTAAACGTCTGGTAAAAGAATTTGAAAATGGTGAGAGATATAAAAAACTGCAGCATAATCATCATCTCATATATCTTGGATATCAGAGGCGGATAAAACAGCTTTGCAGACAAGTTCGGTCATCAAAAAATGCAGTGAAGAAAGTACGCGATATCTGGTATGAACAGCTTGTAATTGAATGCGAAAATCACACCAAAGAGCTTGATGAAAAGATAGATACAATCTGTAAATTAAGACAGGAAAACTATGATTTGTTCTGTGAGTATCAAAAAAAGCTTGCTAAGAAGGACGAAGAATATCAAAAAGCACTTGACGAGAAAGACACCATAATAGAAACACTTAAAGCCGAGATCCGGCATATGAAAGCGGTACAGGACAGAGATGGAACCAATACATCTCTGCCTACATCGCAGACACCAATCGGGAAATCAAAAGCAAGACCAAACAGCAGAGAAGAAACCGATAATTCCAAAGGAGGCCAAACAGGGCATAAAAGATCAGAGCTTGAACCACCTGCAGAAGAAGCAATAACTGATATAACGGAACATTGTTTAACTGAAGATGACTGTTGTCCGAAATGCAAAAAAGATGAGTTTGAATATACCGGAAAAACAGAAAATCGCTATGAAATAGAAGTAGAAGTTAAAGTAAAGAGGGTGAAGCATAAGTATTACGTCTACAAATGTAAGAATTGCGGGACCCTGGTGATCAGCAGAACGGCACCTGAAAAAAGAACGAAAGTAAGATATGGAGCAAACGTACAGGCAATGATACTTGTTTTGCTGAATATTATGAATTCGTCAATAAATAAGGTTCCTGTATTCTTTCAGGGCATAACAAACGGAGAGATCAGTCCGAGTGAAGGGTATGTAGCTAAAGTACAGGCCAGAGCCGCCAAAGCACTGGCAGTTTTTCATAATGATTTGCGAAGGGAGTTACTTAAAAGACTGCTCATTTACTGGGATGATACCGTGGTTTACGCCGATACCAAAAGAATCTGCCTGAGATTTTACGGAGACGAAAGAATCGCGTTCTTTGCAGCCCATGAAAACAAAGATATGAACGGAATTCTTCTGGATGGAATACTTGAAAATCTTTCTGCTGAAACATCTGTTATGCATGATCATAACAGCATCAATTACAATGAACGTTTTGTGTTCATAAATATTGAGTGTAATGCACATTTGCAGCGCGATCTTCAGAAACTTGCAGATGAAACCAATCATGAAGTACTGCTTGAAATAAAAGCATTGATATCAGCAACGATAAAAGACCGAAAGAATCTGATACAAGCAGGAACAACACGATTTGATGATGGATATCTTGAAAATTTTGAAAGCAAGCTTACAGAACTTCTGCAAAGAGCAGAAACGCTGGCAGAAGCGAATACATCAAAATATTCAGGCGGTCCGGAACGCGCTCTGATACGCAGAATCATAAAATATCGCAGCAATTACTTCGCCTGGGTATATGATTTCAGTCTGCCTACAACAAATAATCTCTCAGAACGAGCACTACGTGGGACGAAAACAAAAATGAAGGTGTCAGGTCAGTTCGCATCTTCAAAAACAGCAAATAACTATGCAATGATTCGTACATACATTGAAACATGCCGAAGAAATGGAATCAACGAATATGATGCATTAACAAGATTATGTGATGGTAACCCATATACTGTCGAAGAAATATTTGCTGAATGTGAATAA